Below is a genomic region from Triticum dicoccoides isolate Atlit2015 ecotype Zavitan chromosome 5A, WEW_v2.0, whole genome shotgun sequence.
agtatcatagctagtatcatgcatgccaactaggcaattttaatgagatgtcatagcattaaatgaagaaagagaaggTGTAGTAttgtatcatgataccgtatcataataaatgttatgttactttgtgtcatgcatgacaataaatagagtattacatgatactaatatatgatattaTGCATTAGGGAGATAGTATCATACACTcctcattacaaccagcctaaaatGTGAAATGCTCGCATCAACCCAATGGCACGCTACCTTGTGAAGCTGTGAGGCCCGAGGTGAAAATCCGAGTTGTGCTATTCCCTTCAATCTAAATTAATTGACTCAACCTCTATCCAATGTTCATGTACATTTATGCTGTTTAGAGGCTGAGTCAATTAATTCAGATTTGAGGGGGAGCAAAATTCCTTTTACTGATGGAAACATGTCCAGAGATGTTTTCGGAAAGAACATGTATTGATCAGCCCAAATCGCAAAAGAACAGCTAGATCATTTGTCCTTTTCTTTGTACAGGTATCAATCTGGTAACATTACATCAACGTCACCTTCTCCTGTGACGCTAACAAAATCAGCACACCTATGTCTAACAGAACACCACAACGGTATCACACAAGCTCTCATGTACACATCATCTTCGCCGAGAAAAAGGCGACAATGGTAAAGAAATCAACAATCTTCAGTCAATCCATCAACTCCAAAACCAATAAGAAGCATCTAGCCCTTCACAGATCTCACGGTATGTACATCATTGCCTGTTAAGATAATTAGAAGAAGTACTTATTGAAATGAGCAAATAAAAACCTGATAAAAGAAAAGaacactctttagggagtttgtgtCCTCCACATGATGCAATTCAAGGTGGTATGGAGTAGTAGTAACAAGCATACGTTTCACACACGAGGGCCTTTTTGATTCAAACGATTCTCATAGAAATTTGAGAGGATTACAgtgcttaggaatttttcctacattGATCGTTTGATTCATATGATTGAATTCTATAAAAATTCATATGTACTACGTTTCATAGGATTTTAGCATCCACTCAAATGTCTTGATAAGAATCATTTTCTTTTTTGTGATGCTATCGAACAAACCAAAATCCTATAAGATCCAGATGGTCATGACATTACAATCATATTTCTGCAAATCAAAGAGACCAtgaatagaagagagagagagagagagagagagagagagagagagagagagagagaaatacatAACACGCCTCTTGTAGTGATTAATTTGGACAAAAATATTCTCGGGTATTTCTTTGAAAACAAATGGTCAAAAGAAGTACAGTTGACTCACCGTCACAAATTTCAGTGTCAATAGTAAATTGGCCATGGTAAAAATACTCTGCAATATTTCTTCAGGACAGCAAGAACAGAAAGCCGATCTTGTTTCAGCATTGTCTCATAGGGACGTCTTTTATTACAAAAATAACTGTCAAAAAAGTGAAGGAATGGAAATTGGGAGGGAAAAGCTTTGACGTCTACCACAGCGGGTTGCGTTGCTTATACAGTAGAAAAACTGCTAGAACGAAAACGAGGAAGCACCTAAATAGTGACATGGATGCAGCAACCTTGGCCAAGGGCCTAGCAAGCAGAGCAGAGGAGATCATGGCACATACCTCAATGAAATGGTTCATCAGAAGCTCACTCTGTGGCAGAGCCACCGGCCCCTTGGAAGAAGAACTGCCTACTTCTCTGATGGAGTGTTTCTTGCCTCCATGAACAACATTCTGTTGCTTGCTGATGCCCATGGGCCTCATGGCGTCGAGCTTTGCGCAGATCTCGGCCAGCACGTGCATCTGCGCGTCGCCTCTGGACATGCTGTTTTCCCTCATTCTGCCGAGCTCGGTCGCGAGGGTCTGCACGCTGGATTTGATCTCATCAATGCCGGCTCCCAGATCGGCAATGGCGCCGTTTGCGTGCTCGTCTCCTGGATTGGGGCCGTTGCAGTCACCGCGCCGCGTCGACGACGAGATCACGTCGTCTTCTTCGGAGATTATCTCCGGCGACGACCTCCTGCTGGATCTCGGAGGGGCATGGGACGCGACGCTCTCCGGCGCCTCAAACTTGTCGTGGACATTGGGCATGGCGCATTGCGCCGAGTAGCTCGGCGCCCGCGGGAGACGGTGGGAGGACGACCGGTGCAGCCTCGGCGGCAACGCCTGGTGGCTCACGTTGGACCGCACCCACTCCTTCTCCCTCCGGATCACCTCCCCGATGTCCGACACCGTCCTCGCCGGCCTGCTGTCGCCGACGCTCTCGGCGGCATCGAAATCCGAGGACAGCTCCTCGAGCCGCGCCGCCGGGAGAGAGGCGTTCCTCCCCGAGGATACGTCTTTCTGGGCCAGCCTCCTTAGCCAGGGGAGGTCGACGACGCCGTCCCGGCCGGGGGGCGGCGCGTGGGGACCGTTGCTGCCGCAGACGACCAGCAGGCGGTTCTTGAGGGAGGTGATGTCCATCTCCTGGCTGAAGACGACGGCCTTGAGGAAGGCCAGGGAGTCCTCGTCGTGCAGGATCCTCTCCTCCGCCACCCGCCGGAACTGGTCGGCCTCCATCCGCACCGCCGCCTTCTCGCCCTGCAGCCGCAGGATCATGGCCAGCGCCTCGTCGGCCCCCGACGACGccgcctgcctctcctcctccagctCGGCCTTGAGCATCTCGACGGCAAGACTCTGCTGCCGCAGAGCCTCCCGCAACGCCGCCATTTCGCCTTCGTCTTCGTCATCTCCGGCCATGGCGCAGCGCGATTAGATCAAGCAACAACGAGGAACCTATGCACACCTCTGGAAATTAACTACCAAATCCGTGAAAAATCAGAAAAATGATTCACACAGATATTTTCAGATAGCAGAGATCTTGCTTCGAGTTGATTCGTTGGGATTGGGCATCACTCAACACCAAGAAAAGGAACTTGACAAGTCGGCCGTGAAAGGGAAAGGAGAGGAGAAATGAAGGATGAGGAACACAACACCTACCTGACAGGGATCTTCTTGTAGCCACAGCATCCGGCTTCTCTCCAGGATTAAAGTGGCAATAATTGAGGGCTTTAAGCTGGCGTTGAATTAAGCATTGGATTGGCTGTCATTATCAAGAACAAGGCTGTAGTGCCAAAGAGTGGCCTCCATCCATTTGGTAACAGTACGTATTAAATTCGTCGTCGACCACTTTTCTTTCCAATTTGAATATTTCTTTATTCAATTCAATTAGCAATTTCCATATCCTGCCGACTTGGTTTTTgtttttggtacctacctgccgacTTGTGtcgtgaaaagaaaagaaaagaaggcaGCGATCCTAGTCAACCTTGTAATGTGGGCCCTAGATGGCCGTCCATAATTCGGTTCGGCGTCTTGTGATGGGCTTCGTTTTTGTTCGACACGGAGAATGACAGTTTTCTAAACGACCGGCGGGAAGAAGCCGCCGCGGGCTGGGCGGCGGAGCACCGACAGCCGACCATTGGCGAGTCAAGAGCAGCCAGGTGGAGGCGcgtatcattttgttttattttccttttcttaaaCAACAGATGGGCCTGACGGACCCACAGAGCTTCATCAATATATTTGAAGGACTCATAAGAATTAAAAATTACAACCGAGTccctgaaatatgtgacaaggaccTTGGAAGAAGATTTAGTGTTCCAATTGGGTCCAAACGACCTCAACTCAGATGCGGCTCTACTGTTGCCGGGGACAAACCACTTGGGATATCAAAGCCGCCAACATAAGTTGATGCCGAAAGCAGTATATGGACTTAGGTTTTAGTCGGAGTACCTTCTTATCGGCAACATCCAAGCCAATAGGAATGAATGAAGCAACTGTCAACAAGAACGTTGCAGTTCCCGTCGGCCGCCTTCAACCAGAAGAATAGTCGGCGTGTTGTCAAAATTCGGCGGGCACTCCATCGCCTATGCTTCGTGGTGGGTGTCGTAGCTTCTTCACGACAAACGCCCATGATGATGCAACTCTGCTCGTTCGCCAAACACTTGCCTAGACCACTAATTAGATTAGCTTCAAAAAAGCTTTGACTAGCATTCTAGTTAAAATATTTACAAGTATATTGAATAAGAGAGGCGAAAGGGGATCCCCCCTACCTCAGACGTTCTCCAGTTAAGAAAAAAAATGCTTTCAGTATTGTTAAGTTAGACTCCAACAAAGCCACCATGAATAATATTGTCTATCTATTGCTTCCTTTTAAGACCAAATCCTGTACTATGCAACGGCTGATCTAAGAACTCCCCTTATTCACCTCCATCACCTTGATGGCCAACAAAGCCAAGGAAGAATAAAGGCTCCTACTCAAGAGCAAAGACAAGCTCGGACTTACTGAAGGAGCACTGCCCTATCTAGTTCTCGTCGTCACCTTCCATGCTAAAACGTAATAATGTGTTatatttggctttggcaacactgtGGATGCTTTAAGGGCTCACAAAATGTCCATGCTCGGCGAATAGCGGTTTCATTCGGAGAGGTCCTTCCGAGCGCCTTAAGCGCCATCTAGCAAGCTGGCGCTCGCGTGTCGCGGCCCAACTTCGTGCAAATTGCtcgctccctcgccggttcacttcACCCATTAGTTTTTTTCTACAATTGATCTtgtaggaaaaaaatcataagattttaTTAACATCGTTGAAGAAAATCGTGAaatatttttttatgttttttaatAAAAGATCATCAAGTCAAGGAAAGTTCATGAATTGGAAAAATGTTgcgaattttaaaaagttcataaaCTAAAAAAGTTAAAAATGAGAAAATTACTCATGAACTCAAAAAATTCATAATTTTAAAAGGTtcataaattttgaaaaacttttgAAAATGGAAAAGGTTCATGAAGATGTTTTTTTAAAATACTAAATTTGTAAAAAGATAATTTAAATATAGTTTTAAAATTAAGAAATGTGTTCGAAAAATATATTCCCAAAATTATAAAATTCATAATTTAACTAAAgtttttgaatttgaaaaaaaatcatggttTTGAACTTTTTCGTGATTTAAAAAAACAATGTTCAATTTTTATAacaaaaaaaaagggaaaaggaaaaataaacaaaaaaacagCCAATTAACTGGTGGAAACCTTTTAGAAGGTTCGCAAAACCGGTGGGCCGAAAGAATGGGCGGGCAGCCCATACACCATGGAACGACTGAGGAGGTGTGTGCGCCCGCTACTATATATAGTTTATTTGGCGCTTAGGATTCGGGTTTCACATTTGTTGCCAACTAGGAGAGAGAGGACGTGTGTCCAAGCGAATCCACTAGTGAAGGGTTATCTCTAGCAAAGGACAGTCCCCATCTTCTCACACACTGACAAGTGGCGCATTGTTTGTGCGTCACTTATCGCAATCTGAGAGTTCTTTTTCATGTTTTGTACATTCATTTATTCATAATGTTTTATATCTTGAACCGTGCATCTAAGTCCTGCATCGTTTTCATCGTTGGATCTCTCACGTTAAGATTTTTGAAATTAAATCCCACATTAATAGGTTTCGACAATTTTTTTTGACAAACAGACCTAATACCAAGAAAACTAGAAACAAAAAGAAAGAATACAAAAAAAACTAGCAACTAAAAAATGAAtaggaaagaaataaaaaccaaatcCGCAAGAAAAGTTGCGTTTTTTTTCACTTTTTCTAATTCTTGCCAAAACAAATTTGTGCTCGCGCGAGAAGCGTAGAAGCAAATTGTGCTTCTTGTGAAAGCattgatttttctttttttttcgagaAGCACGGTTGTGTACCATATGGAAGCAAATCTGTGATTTCACGAGAACGACTCTTGGAAGCATATATTTCTTTTGTGACAAACACAACTGAGCTTTCATGGAAGCAAATTTGTGCTTCTTGTGCAAGCACTTTTTTTCTTTTGAAGAAGTGCAACCGTGCTTGAAAAAAAGGTTAAAAAATCTCCAAAGCCTAGAAAAACAAAGCAAAAACTGTAAAGCAaaaaaatcccatctaaatcctgaAAATGCGTACAAAAATGTAAGTAAACTATAATTCAGAGAGAGAAGCCAGCACACGACACGTGACAGCGGCAGACGCATTACTTGGCACTCTCTCAAACCACAAAAGTGTCCCTTAGGTGATAACGGACCCCTAAGAGTTACATGCACAACTAAGATGTTGCCCACGAATGTCCATGGGCTTATGGGCCACCGCTGTAGTCTTAAGTTCAGATATTTTCCGAAGAAAGGAAAAGGGAAACGAGAAATGCATTGGAGCTCCGCATCTCTATATGAATATAGTACTAAAAATAAACACGGGGAAATTTTAAAGAATTCTGAAATTTTGGGATATCAAATCTTGGATACCCATGTTCAATTTTGTCGCGAATGGGTGGCCGTGGTATTTTCTATACATAGGAATGTTTTGACTTTTTTTTACCGAGATTACCACAGGCATCCATTTCCCACGAAACTGAGCACAGGTATATAATGAAACCCACATTTAATATCCTAAAATTACAGAATGTTTTAGAACTTTTTAATATTATTTTTAATGCTATATTCATATAGGGGTATAGCACCGAGAGCCACAAATCCTCATTCGATCGGAAATTCTGTTCTTAGTTCTTGTGAATTGGATTTCATACCGAAAGACTGCCCCTTAAGGCCTTGTACGGTTGCGTATGAATCCTAGTGGATTGAAGGGGTTTGAGGGGGATAAAGTCAAAATACGAACCAATCTTTGCCAATCCCCTCCAATCCTTTTGGGAAGAGGATTAACTGAACAAAGCCTAAAATAACAGACAAAGTCACCCACTCACAAAAGCAAACCAAAATTAAGCTACTTGCACTGAGAGCCAATCATGCTTAGCTTCATCTGAAAAGCCCCTACATTTCACCCCTCTCCACCTGTGGAAAGTGGCCCCTACATCACCCTCAACGACAAGTTAATTATTTTTTGGATTAGGTTGATCCATGACTAAGATGGAAGCACAGAAACATACTAGTACTTCTACTACGCCTCAACAAACAGGGAGTCAAATTGCCTGCCAGTGGCTACGAGGCAGACGGCGACGGTACATGCATGCGCCGGTCGTTCTCCTTCCATGGCTAGCTTCACGCCATCCGTAGGCTGAGCCAGTGGAACAGCAGCGGAGAAGGCTGCTGCTGCACCCCGCCGTCCTCCGCCTGCTCCGCGCCGAACCCTGCCGGCCTCCGCTTGTGGTACGGCGAGCCCGCGCCTGCGCCAGTGCCGACCAGCTGCTGCTGCGCCTGCGCCTGCTGCCAGTCCTGGCCGCCCGTGAGCGTGTCAGACTCCGTCGTCGACGACGAGAAGCTCTCCCCGGGGGAGCAGTGCCCGTCGCTGTACCGCTTCTTGCCGCCGCTGCCCAGGGCGAGCGTGAGCTCCAGCTCCGCCTCCTCGTCGTCGGTCGCCTCCGGGCTCAGCTGCGCCTGCGCCGCGCGAggagtcgccgccccgtccccgtggcTGCCGCGGCGGGTGGTGCCGTACTGCCACTGCTGCTCGTAGGAGCACGCGTCGAGCGCGCTCGCCCTGCGGCGGTCGTACTCGGCGCCCGGGGAGCCGTTGGGGGAGGCGGACAGGCCGCTCTGCTGGCTCTTGATCTCCCTCTTGAGGTCCCTCATCAGAAGCTTCTGAATTCTGTACAGGCGATGGAGATCGTGAACCTGCGACAACGTACACAAATCATGAGGCCGCAGTCTTCTTGAGACGGGGAGGCAAAAGCAAAAAGGTTGTAGCTTCTTCATACCTGCTGCCTGAAGGTCTCCTCGTGCTTGAGCATGGCCATCTTGAGGGTGTCTTTGTCGCAGTGCATGAAGGCCTGCTCCATCGGCATTGTGGCGATCCCTTTCTTGCTCTGTTTCTTCTTCTTCGCCGGACCTGCATGGAGAAATAGCTACAACATAAGCCTCTGCCCCAAGTGTTCCTAACCACACTACACTGTATATCGCCATACAGATATGAACTTGAACAGAAAGTGAGAATACAATGGAGCCACACAATTGGAGCTTTCGAAGTGGGATGGAGAATCGGGCACTAGATTCAGAGGGGGGAAAGGAAATAAAGGAGGGGGAAGAACAACAGTGTGCATGGCAGG
It encodes:
- the LOC119303244 gene encoding uncharacterized protein LOC119303244 isoform X2, whose protein sequence is MAGDDEDEGEMAALREALRQQSLAVEMLKAELEEERQAASSGADEALAMILRLQGEKAAVRMEADQFRRVAEERILHDEDSLAFLKAVVFSQEMDITSLKNRLLVVCGSNGPHAPPPGRDGVVDLPWLRRLAQKDVSSGRNASLPAARLEELSSDFDAAESVGDSRPARTVSDIGEVIRREKEWVRSNVSHQALPPRLHRSSSHRLPRAPSYSAQCAMPNVHDKFEAPESVASHAPPRSSRRSSPEIISEEDDVISSSTRRGDCNGPNPGDEHANGAIADLGAGIDEIKSSVQTLATELGRMRENSMSRGDAQMHVLAEICAKLDAMRPMGISKQQNVVHGGKKHSIREVGSSSSKGPVALPQSELLMNHFIEAMMYIP
- the LOC119303244 gene encoding uncharacterized protein LOC119303244 isoform X1, whose protein sequence is MAGDDEDEGEMAALREALRQQSLAVEMLKAELEEERQAASSGADEALAMILRLQGEKAAVRMEADQFRRVAEERILHDEDSLAFLKAVVFSQEMDITSLKNRLLVVCGSNGPHAPPPGRDGVVDLPWLRRLAQKDVSSGRNASLPAARLEELSSDFDAAESVGDSRPARTVSDIGEVIRREKEWVRSNVSHQALPPRLHRSSSHRLPRAPSYSAQCAMPNVHDKFEAPESVASHAPPRSSRRSSPEIISEEDDVISSSTRRGDCNGPNPGDEHANGAIADLGAGIDEIKSSVQTLATELGRMRENSMSRGDAQMHVLAEICAKLDAMRPMGISKQQNVVHGGKKHSIREVGSSSSKGPVALPQSELLMNHFIEVCAMISSALLARPLAKVAASMSLFRCFLVFVLAVFLLYKQRNPLW
- the LOC119298026 gene encoding uncharacterized protein LOC119298026 — translated: MPMEQAFMHCDKDTLKMAMLKHEETFRQQVHDLHRLYRIQKLLMRDLKREIKSQQSGLSASPNGSPGAEYDRRRASALDACSYEQQWQYGTTRRGSHGDGAATPRAAQAQLSPEATDDEEAELELTLALGSGGKKRYSDGHCSPGESFSSSTTESDTLTGGQDWQQAQAQQQLVGTGAGAGSPYHKRRPAGFGAEQAEDGGVQQQPSPLLFHWLSLRMA